One Panicum virgatum strain AP13 chromosome 3N, P.virgatum_v5, whole genome shotgun sequence DNA segment encodes these proteins:
- the LOC120665465 gene encoding probably inactive leucine-rich repeat receptor-like protein kinase At5g48380 yields MTDHFALSVLLLLVLSTTCFSSDLDVQCLREVQKSVSDPNGILKSSWIFENNTAGFICRFTGVECWHPDENRVLSLHLSNLGLQGPFPQGLKNCTSMTGLDLSSNNFTGPIPSDISLQVPFLTSLDLSYNGFSAEIPLLIYNMTYLNTLNLQHNQLSGQIPGQFSLLARLLTFNVADNQLSGTIPSGLQKFSSSSFAGNQRLCGPPLGDCQASAKSKSTAAIIGAVVGVVVVVIIGAIVVFFCLRRLPAKKKAKDEDDNKWAKSIKGTKTIKVSMFENPVSKMKLSDLMKATDQFSKENIIGTGRTGTMYKAVLPDGSFLAVKRLQDSQHSESQFTSEMKTLGQVRHRNLVPLLGFCIAKKEKLLVYKHMPKGSLYDQLNQEEGSKMDWPLRLRIGIGAAKGLAYLHHTCNPRVLHRNISSKCILLDEDYEPKISDFGLARLMNPIDTHLSTFVNGEFGDLGYVAPEYARTLMATPKGDVYSFGVVLLELITGEKPTHISRAPENFRGSLVEWISYLSNNGLLQDAIDMLLIGKDTDGELMQFLKVACSCTLATPKERPTMFEVYQLLRAIGERYHFTADDDLVLSPLNTDGETLDELIVAK; encoded by the exons ATGACAGATCATTTTGCTCTAAGTGTTCTACTTCTACTGGTGTTAAGTACTACTTGTTTCAGTTCAGACCTAGATGTCCAATGCTTGAGAGAAGTACAGAAATCGGTGAGTGATCCCAATGGTATACTCAAATCCTCATGGATTTTTGAAAATAACACTGCGGGTTTTATATGCCGATTTACCGGTGTGGAGTGCTGGCACCCAGATGAGAATCGAGTTCTTTCATTGCACCTCAGCAACCTTGGTCTTCAGGGTCCATTCCCTCAAGGTCTTAAGAATTGTACCAGTATGACAGGGTTAGATCTATCAAGCAACAACTTTACCGGCCCTATTCCTTCAGATATCTCTCTGCAAGTGCCATTTTTGACATCGCTGGACCTCTCCTATAATGGTTTCTCAGCAGAAATTCCACTACTTATCTATAACATGACATACCTAAACACCCTTAATCTTCAACATAACCAATTGAGTGGTCAAATTCCAGGGCAGTTCAGTTTATTGGCTCGGCTATTAACATTCAATGTTGCTGACAACCAACTATCAGGGACTATTCCATCTGGTCTACAGAAATTCTCGTCATCAAGCTTTGCAGGTAATCAAAGACTGTGTGGGCCTCCATTAGGTGACTGTCAAGCTTCAGCAAAGAGCAAGAGCACTGCAGCAATCATCGGGGCTGTTGTTGGCGTGGTAGTAGTTGTCATAATTGGTGCAATAGTTGTGTTCTTCTGTCTGCGGAGATTACCAGCCAAGAAGAAGGCAAAGGATGAGGATGATAATAAGTGGGCAAAGAGTATCAAAGGAACAAAAACCATCAAG GTCTCTATGTTTGAGAATCCAGTTTCAAAGATGAAACTGAGTGATCTTATGAAGGCCACGGACCAATTCAGCAAAGAGAACATCATAGGTACTGGGAGGACAGGAACTATGTACAAGGCGGTGCTACCTGACGGTTCCTTCCTAGCCGTCAAAAGGCTACAAGATTCACAGCATTCTGAGTCCCAGTTCACATCGGAGATGAAGACACTTGGCCAGGTAAGGCACCGGAACTTGGTTCCACTCCTGGGGTTTTGCATTGCCAAGAAGGAGAAGTTGCTGGTGTACAAACACATGCCCAAAGGTTCACTTTATGATCAGTTAAACCAAGAGGAAGGTAGTAAGATGGATTGGCCACTGAGGTTAAGAATTGGCATCGGTGCAGCAAAAGGGCTTGCATATCTCCATCACACCTGCAATCCTAGAGTTCTTCACCGCAACATCAGCTCCAAATGCATTCTCTTGGATGAGGACTATGAACCAAAGATATCAGACTTCGGACTTGCTAGGCTTATGAACCCTATAGACACCCATCTCAGCACCTTTGTGAACGGGGAATTTGGTGACCTCGGTTATGTTGCACCGGAGTATGCACGCACTTTAATGGCCACACCCAAGGGTGATGTCTACAGCTTTGGTGTGGTTCTCCTCGAGCTCATCACCGGCGAGAAGCCTACCCACATTTCCAGGGCTCCAGAGAATTTCAGAGGGAGCCTAGTGGAATGGATCAGTTATCTTTCTAACAACGGACTCCTCCAAGATGCCATCGATATGTTGCTGATAGGAAAGGACACTGATGGCGAGTTGATGCAGTTCCTCAAAGTCGCGTGTTCCTGCACGCTTGCCACACCGAAGGAGAGACCAACCATGTTTGAGGTTTACCAGCTCCTCAGAGCCATTGGCGAAAGGTACCATTTCACTGCAGATGATGACCTGGTGCTTTCACCTCTTAACACAGATGGCGAAACCCTGGACGAACTCATTGTTGCCAAGTAA